CCGGGTGCCGCGTACTGCCGGGAGAAGGCCTATCTGGAGCGTGCGCTGGACACGTTCGAGCGCGACCGGCCCGAGACGCGGGTGGTGCGGATGCGGCCCGCCTTCCTCTTCCGGCGGGAATCGGCGAGCGAGCAGCGCCGCATCTTCGGCGGCCGCTTCCTGCCCGGCCCGCTGGCCCGACCGGAGCTGCTGCCCTTCCTTCCCGACGTCCCGGGGCTGCGGGTGCAGGCCCTGCACACGGACGACGCGGCGAACGCGTACCGGCTGGCGCTGCTTTCCGGCGTGCGGGGCGCCTTCAACCTGGCGGCCGACCCGCCGGTCGACGCCCGGCTGCTGGGCGAGATGTTCGACGCGCGCCCGGTGCGGCTGCCCCGCACGGCGGTCCGGTCGGCGATCGCCGCGGCCTGGGGCCTGCATCTGCTGCCCGCCTCTCCGCACTTGTTCGACGCGGTGCTGCGGCTGCCGCTGATGGACTGCACGCGTGCGCGCACGGAACTCGGCTGGCAGCCCGAGCACACCGCCCCTGAGGTGCTGGAGGAGTTCCTGCTGGGCCTGAATGAGGGGGCGGGGGCGCGTACGGAGCCGATGCGGGGACGCAAGGTGGGCTGAGCGGGGCGCACTTCCGGCGGCCCGGGCGCACTCCCGGCGGCTCGGGCGCTCTCTCCAAGGCGGCCCGGGCATACCGCTCCCCGTGATCCGGACCTTCTCCCGGGCGGCCCGGGCGTGCCGCTCCGTGATCCGGACATGCCCGAGGGCCGCAGCCGACCCCCACAGCCGGCTGCGGCCCTCGGTGGGATGCCCTCCTCAGGCGGAGGG
The Streptomyces tuirus genome window above contains:
- a CDS encoding SDR family oxidoreductase, which translates into the protein MSSATGMRVVVTGATGNVGTSVVRALSEDPEVASVLGLARRIPDWSPPKTDWAAVDLASERSDLVERFAGADAVVHLAWAFQPTHDPAATWRTNVLGSMRVLEAVAAADVPALVHASSVGAYSPGPKDEAVDESWPTHGWPGAAYCREKAYLERALDTFERDRPETRVVRMRPAFLFRRESASEQRRIFGGRFLPGPLARPELLPFLPDVPGLRVQALHTDDAANAYRLALLSGVRGAFNLAADPPVDARLLGEMFDARPVRLPRTAVRSAIAAAWGLHLLPASPHLFDAVLRLPLMDCTRARTELGWQPEHTAPEVLEEFLLGLNEGAGARTEPMRGRKVG